Proteins from one Bacteroides zhangwenhongii genomic window:
- a CDS encoding TlpA family protein disulfide reductase, which translates to MKKLLVLFVFCAYVFSGYAQSRLSGIEKPQAGSLISFNYQATGGPLENHDTLSCTVYLYEDYLWRMDDVTLIRVEKNQWKGTYQLSDNCALFALSFLAGEMWNRIIDNNDENGGYVFTTLDTQGKMLPGGYLGWGTFRKPSCFHIGNYFQKFDIQDEAVEMWTTKEMEHYAANLPKFVDIYMNMVALRMGEKNKKAVDFLFQKINKEFAVTEFIYATFENIYRFKLQDKEKADSIKAIVLKQYPNGFTARAQMFHQIEAMPLGEERLTQTEGFFKKYPYEDCVNDRFSKQQAYMYYNLTRVYASTLFDGKRYDRLMAALPSMNFVTLSEVFRWNIFRAYKLRLAKNDSIYPVAKALMEQLVLKRNDLSNNTEELRYTPKEAQVLLDIQFYERLGIYLQLLKDLNRTEEALTWLTYYRDDQLSYADATVNQTRYDILVTAGKNEQALDVLKKSVKYNTITTEMMAALRKEVKPVSEAEFKTYLDNLKGVALKKALYEEVKSHMTDVEIPSFELLDMNGNIIKSDSFKDKIVVIDFWANWCAPCKRAFEGMKIAVDAYANDSDVVFYFVNTMDFGIKGKPAVEKYLNNNGYSHFKVLFDTLKEGTKSYNKTFSIFSQKFNSSGIPRKVILKNGRMLYTAEGYSGSPSQLADEISYAVELIRKR; encoded by the coding sequence ATGAAAAAGTTATTAGTATTGTTTGTTTTTTGTGCATATGTATTTAGCGGCTATGCACAGTCTCGTTTGTCCGGTATTGAAAAACCACAGGCAGGTTCTCTTATTTCATTTAATTATCAAGCAACGGGAGGACCGTTGGAGAACCATGATACGTTGTCTTGTACTGTTTATCTTTATGAAGATTATTTATGGAGAATGGACGATGTGACTTTAATCCGTGTTGAAAAGAATCAGTGGAAAGGTACTTATCAATTATCCGATAATTGTGCTTTGTTTGCTCTTTCATTTCTTGCTGGTGAAATGTGGAACCGTATAATAGATAATAATGATGAGAACGGGGGATATGTATTTACTACATTGGATACACAGGGAAAAATGCTGCCTGGTGGCTATTTAGGATGGGGGACATTTCGTAAGCCTTCCTGCTTCCATATTGGAAATTACTTTCAGAAGTTTGATATTCAGGATGAGGCTGTGGAGATGTGGACAACTAAGGAAATGGAGCATTATGCAGCCAACCTTCCTAAGTTTGTGGACATCTATATGAATATGGTAGCCTTACGTATGGGAGAAAAAAACAAGAAGGCAGTTGATTTTCTGTTTCAGAAAATAAATAAGGAGTTTGCCGTAACAGAATTTATTTATGCTACTTTTGAGAATATCTATCGTTTTAAGTTGCAAGACAAAGAGAAGGCTGATTCGATAAAGGCGATTGTTTTAAAACAATATCCTAATGGGTTTACGGCCCGTGCCCAAATGTTCCATCAGATAGAGGCGATGCCGTTGGGTGAAGAACGTTTGACGCAGACAGAAGGTTTCTTTAAAAAGTATCCTTATGAGGATTGCGTGAACGATCGGTTCTCTAAGCAACAAGCTTACATGTACTATAATCTGACACGTGTTTATGCTTCTACTCTTTTTGATGGAAAGCGGTATGATAGGTTAATGGCTGCTTTACCATCTATGAATTTTGTTACATTAAGTGAGGTGTTCCGCTGGAATATATTTCGTGCTTACAAACTGAGACTGGCAAAAAATGACTCGATTTATCCGGTAGCGAAAGCGCTGATGGAACAGTTAGTGCTGAAGCGGAATGATTTGTCGAATAATACGGAGGAGTTAAGATATACTCCGAAGGAAGCGCAAGTATTGCTTGATATTCAGTTTTACGAACGTTTAGGAATCTATTTACAATTATTGAAAGATTTGAATAGAACAGAAGAGGCGTTGACTTGGTTGACTTATTACCGAGATGACCAATTGTCGTATGCAGATGCAACTGTTAATCAGACACGTTATGATATCCTGGTAACAGCAGGAAAGAATGAACAAGCATTGGATGTCTTGAAAAAGTCAGTGAAATATAATACGATTACTACGGAAATGATGGCTGCTTTACGCAAAGAGGTTAAGCCTGTATCTGAAGCTGAATTTAAGACTTATCTTGATAATTTGAAAGGGGTAGCTTTGAAAAAGGCCTTATATGAAGAGGTGAAGTCTCATATGACTGATGTAGAAATTCCTTCTTTTGAATTATTGGATATGAATGGCAACATTATAAAAAGTGATAGCTTTAAAGATAAGATTGTAGTGATTGATTTCTGGGCCAATTGGTGTGCACCATGTAAACGGGCATTTGAGGGGATGAAAATAGCTGTAGATGCTTATGCAAATGATTCTGATGTTGTCTTTTATTTTGTAAATACTATGGATTTTGGCATCAAGGGCAAACCTGCTGTAGAGAAGTACTTAAACAATAATGGATATTCTCATTTTAAGGTATTGTTTGATACATTGAAAGAGGGGACAAAAAGTTACAATAAAACTTTTAGCATATTTTCGCAGAAGTTTAACTCATCTGGTATTCCCCGTAAGGTAATTTTAAAGAATGGTAGGATGCTTTATACAGCTGAGGGATATTCAGGAAGCCCCTCTCAATTGGCAGATGAAATCAGTTATGCAGTTGAACTAATACGGAAAAGATAA
- a CDS encoding MarC family protein — MFTGFNWQQMVSAFIVLFAVIDIIGSIPIIINLKERGKDVNAMKATVISFVLLIGFFYAGDMMLKLFHVDIESFAVAGAFVIFLMSLEMILDIEIFKNQGPIKEATLVPLVFPLLAGAGAFTTLLSLRAEYASINIIIALVLNMIWVYFVVSMTGRVERFLGKGGIYIIRKFFGIILLAISVRLFTANITLLIEALQNH, encoded by the coding sequence ATGTTCACAGGCTTTAATTGGCAGCAGATGGTCAGTGCGTTTATCGTACTTTTTGCCGTAATAGATATTATCGGCTCTATACCTATTATTATTAACCTGAAAGAAAGAGGCAAAGATGTAAATGCGATGAAAGCTACTGTCATCTCTTTCGTCTTGTTAATCGGGTTCTTCTATGCGGGTGATATGATGTTGAAGCTTTTTCATGTGGATATTGAGTCATTTGCGGTTGCAGGTGCATTTGTTATTTTTCTCATGTCTTTGGAGATGATTCTGGATATTGAGATTTTTAAGAATCAGGGTCCTATCAAAGAGGCTACTTTGGTTCCGCTTGTTTTTCCTCTGCTTGCGGGCGCTGGAGCTTTCACGACGTTGCTTTCTCTCCGTGCTGAATATGCAAGCATTAATATTATTATAGCTTTGGTGCTGAATATGATCTGGGTATATTTCGTGGTGAGTATGACCGGACGTGTTGAGCGTTTTCTCGGCAAAGGTGGTATCTATATTATTCGTAAGTTCTTTGGTATCATTCTATTGGCTATTTCCGTCAGATTGTTCACCGCCAATATAACATTGTTGATTGAGGCATTGCAGAATCATTGA
- a CDS encoding RNA polymerase sigma-70 factor, which produces MKMHEKNLKITIEEFDKIYSKYYSQLFYYAYGFVEDSETCRDIVSDVFGQAWENIERLERATIGSYLYSCVRNKCIDYLRHDQAARQYVEYLQDVVEDDEGMTPEEYEERLRIVKQIISELPPRTRFVLEQCYFNNKKYQEVAEILDVTSSAVKKHIMKALSILRERLSVIKS; this is translated from the coding sequence ATGAAGATGCATGAAAAGAATTTGAAGATAACAATAGAGGAGTTCGATAAGATATATAGTAAATATTATTCCCAACTCTTCTACTATGCCTATGGTTTCGTGGAGGATTCGGAGACTTGTCGTGATATTGTATCGGATGTTTTTGGACAGGCGTGGGAAAATATAGAGCGTTTGGAGAGAGCTACAATTGGGAGTTACTTGTATTCGTGCGTGCGAAATAAATGTATAGACTATTTGCGGCATGATCAAGCGGCTCGCCAGTATGTGGAATATTTGCAGGATGTTGTGGAAGATGATGAGGGAATGACTCCGGAAGAATATGAAGAACGGCTCAGAATCGTGAAACAGATTATATCGGAACTACCGCCTCGGACACGATTTGTTTTAGAACAATGTTATTTCAATAATAAGAAATATCAGGAGGTAGCAGAGATTCTCGATGTAACTTCCAGTGCAGTGAAAAAACATATTATGAAAGCACTTTCTATACTTCGAGAACGGTTATCTGTTATAAAATCGTAA
- a CDS encoding FecR family protein: MIENIDDKKDIGLILDCKRAMAMDNIPFPDIEEERKRFWEKQKQIRSSVNEVRCDESVKMRRLKRWCIAASVAAILFLGLFLGVFFYQPSVVQVQVFAADESAVDPKLNFGDVTYVIKEETPDRQLYAHGIVATRKSIDLSAKKTSVLPLQEQLQTLTTPCGQDYTVTLSDGTTVLLNAASQLVFPDVFVKEQRIVYLKGEAYFDVASDKEHPFIVKTDYFETAVLGTKFNVRSYSKIDAHVTLLEGKVTVTNDKTESLILEPGEQVTLSENGKLEKQVVDTYPYLEWQKGYFYFDNVSLIEIMQELGRWYNVDVVFENDEMIDYKMHFVASRTESLMYAIRNLNALGIFYVTLDGNRIIIQ, encoded by the coding sequence ATGATAGAAAATATAGATGATAAAAAGGATATAGGGCTGATATTAGACTGTAAACGAGCAATGGCAATGGACAATATTCCTTTTCCTGATATAGAGGAGGAAAGGAAACGTTTTTGGGAGAAACAAAAACAGATCCGTTCATCTGTCAATGAAGTACGTTGTGACGAATCTGTGAAGATGCGGCGGCTGAAGCGTTGGTGTATTGCCGCTTCGGTGGCTGCCATATTGTTTTTAGGGTTGTTTTTGGGAGTGTTTTTCTATCAACCTTCTGTGGTGCAGGTACAGGTATTTGCAGCCGATGAGTCGGCAGTAGATCCCAAGTTGAATTTCGGAGATGTTACTTATGTAATAAAAGAAGAAACGCCGGATCGTCAGTTATATGCTCATGGGATTGTTGCCACTCGTAAATCCATTGATTTGAGTGCGAAGAAAACGTCTGTTTTACCTTTGCAAGAACAGTTGCAAACACTGACTACTCCTTGTGGACAGGACTATACGGTTACTCTTTCCGATGGAACTACCGTATTGCTTAATGCTGCCAGTCAGCTAGTCTTTCCGGATGTTTTTGTGAAAGAACAACGAATCGTTTATTTGAAAGGAGAAGCTTATTTTGATGTAGCGTCGGATAAAGAACATCCTTTTATTGTGAAGACCGATTATTTCGAGACTGCTGTACTCGGTACTAAATTTAATGTGCGTTCTTATTCCAAAATAGATGCTCATGTCACTTTGTTAGAGGGTAAAGTGACGGTAACTAATGACAAAACGGAATCTTTGATTTTGGAACCGGGAGAGCAAGTTACCTTGTCTGAAAATGGAAAGTTAGAGAAGCAGGTAGTAGATACCTATCCATATTTAGAGTGGCAGAAAGGATATTTTTATTTTGATAATGTATCACTTATAGAGATAATGCAGGAATTAGGAAGATGGTATAATGTGGATGTTGTTTTTGAGAATGATGAGATGATCGATTATAAGATGCACTTTGTTGCCAGTCGTACAGAAAGCCTGATGTATGCGATACGTAATTTGAATGCGCTTGGCATATTTTATGTAACATTGGATGGAAACCGAATAATAATTCAATAA
- a CDS encoding RagB/SusD family nutrient uptake outer membrane protein: MCILSSCGDFLKEVSQDEFEPKTATAYQELLNGEGYSTTICLDPITDVLSDDVEGVQGQSYNYTDENLAHRAVYTWQPNMYLLLADYDMTSLLHAYQNLYKCIMACNLVIDGLTDADGTEDEKAQTRGEALSLRAYYYFLLVNMYSMPYNCPGNTPETLLGVPLVIEPEIKDEGIARNTVAEVYAQICKDIEEACRLLDDKASNNIGLFRINYVGAHLLASRIYLYMENWDKVIEHVNTALTNAPALVDLTTYQLSNTSLPQYSTNNIISRDFPEVIFINGGVTGRIKTEATLIKVSESRSDGGLLSLYEPSDARKGIFFSEMSMYYKYWMAKRGTQEQGFVWRTAELYLNRAEAYAGKYVAGDNSCGQKSADDLDALRSKRLSDFTAYTLTTPEDLIEFCHEERRRELCFESHRWFDLRRYGMPSIKHSWYDASGNRTVYTLKERDLGYALPIPQDAMDTNSALKQNELAPERIGEMN; the protein is encoded by the coding sequence GTGTGTATACTATCTTCTTGTGGAGACTTTTTGAAAGAAGTCTCACAGGATGAATTTGAACCGAAAACCGCAACTGCTTATCAAGAATTGTTGAATGGAGAAGGATATTCGACGACAATCTGTTTGGATCCTATAACGGATGTATTGAGTGATGATGTTGAAGGGGTACAAGGACAATCGTATAATTATACAGATGAGAATTTAGCTCATCGGGCGGTTTATACGTGGCAACCCAATATGTATTTGCTGTTGGCTGATTATGATATGACTAGTCTGTTGCACGCATATCAAAACCTCTATAAATGTATTATGGCTTGTAATCTTGTGATTGATGGATTGACTGATGCGGATGGAACAGAGGATGAAAAAGCACAGACAAGAGGCGAGGCTTTGTCGCTTCGCGCTTATTACTATTTTTTATTAGTAAATATGTATTCTATGCCTTATAATTGTCCGGGAAATACTCCGGAAACTCTTTTGGGGGTACCTTTGGTTATTGAACCGGAGATAAAAGATGAGGGTATTGCACGTAATACTGTTGCTGAAGTTTATGCTCAGATATGTAAAGATATTGAAGAGGCTTGTAGACTGCTTGATGACAAAGCTAGTAATAATATCGGATTATTCCGTATTAATTATGTTGGAGCTCATCTTTTAGCCTCTCGTATCTATTTGTATATGGAGAATTGGGATAAGGTAATAGAACATGTGAATACCGCTTTGACAAACGCACCGGCACTGGTCGATTTGACAACATATCAGTTGAGTAATACATCCTTACCGCAGTATTCTACTAATAATATTATTTCCAGAGACTTTCCGGAAGTCATATTTATCAATGGAGGTGTAACAGGACGTATAAAAACGGAAGCTACGCTTATTAAAGTGTCTGAGAGTAGATCGGACGGTGGATTATTAAGTCTATATGAACCTTCGGATGCTCGTAAAGGTATCTTTTTTAGTGAAATGAGTATGTATTATAAATATTGGATGGCTAAACGGGGAACCCAAGAACAAGGCTTTGTATGGCGTACTGCAGAACTTTATTTAAATCGTGCCGAAGCTTATGCAGGCAAATATGTTGCCGGGGATAATTCTTGCGGGCAAAAATCGGCAGATGACCTGGATGCTCTCCGTAGCAAGCGTTTATCAGATTTTACAGCCTATACATTGACTACCCCAGAAGATTTGATTGAGTTTTGTCATGAGGAGCGCCGTCGTGAACTTTGCTTTGAGTCACACCGATGGTTTGATCTTCGTCGTTATGGTATGCCTTCTATCAAACATTCTTGGTATGATGCGTCGGGCAATCGTACTGTTTATACATTGAAAGAAAGAGATCTAGGTTATGCATTACCTATTCCGCAAGATGCGATGGATACGAATTCAGCTTTGAAACAAAACGAATTGGCACCGGAGCGTATTGGTGAGATGAATTAA
- a CDS encoding SusC/RagA family TonB-linked outer membrane protein, whose protein sequence is MMRRLNEELRERSGVRYWKYLVCFLIMCALVTGLAAQEKEKRVTMKCVNEKLTDALKKIEKQSSYKIVFSYNELHAIRVNATIEGLTAPEAVKKLIAGQPINSSVDGRYIHVFLKKDYSQKGFLNGQVVDENDEPLPGVSVRVKNGRSTGTLTDLNGCFSIPVKEGQSAMLTFSFIGKKTVEKMVNDGWGVQVKLEELVNAVDEVVVTGYQVMDKRLMASSTSMVKMDDIKIPTLNTVDKMLQGTVPGLMVQNSSGSPNATPRIRMRGSSTIYGNASPLWVVDGIVYEDPVDLSNDELNNVLQGTGADMLEQVNLNATRSLLGNAIAGVNPNDIESITFLKDASATAIYGTRAANGVIVLTTKKGKIGKPSISFSASLGFTGRPRYSQYNLMNSKERVGISKEVAEKGYLYDYIPYATGFEGALFDFYNMKITKSEFDAQVAKYETMNTDWFKLLCQNAFNQDYSASISGGNETINYYTSIGYNNSKGTTKGDNSTSYSLTSNISARLTKKVRAYTRLSFSEQSSDGFYTTNPYSYALETTRAIASDEYYTTKNNTIDGLSNNYPLTYNIFNELAHTGNEAKSRNFSGNVGIDIDILKGLKLQTLFGMRYVNSTNYQWADERSYYIASIRGYDYGAVAPNSEEEKKSVLPHGGILNYSSTNNVSYTARAQFSYATLLGAMQQHAINAMIGYEANSNQYDGLSDVEYGYYPDRGMAISYEYDKESAGSGVLNNSSLDKHNVSRKNSKSNTVSAYATFVYALKNRYIFNANLRGDASNRFGQYTNHKFLPVWSMAARWKVNDEAWFRGWKALDDFSIRFSYGQQGNIPTSVGPNLVAQYMALAVNRFSGNYQLGIKRLPYPDLRWEKTISTNYGLDFSLLNGRISGTVDYYVRKGKDLIFSLPVASEYGTTQTFRNGASMKNYGIEVGLTFIPIKTRDFTWTLTPIYSKNTNNISNTTKQDYTYLDYLAGNAYEDGKPVNALYAWEFTGLDHETGRATFAHCSTKESDVEKSDDPKSYLKYCGSTDPKFNGGLSTSLRYKNFILNAQFAYAFGHVRRLNFLFNGTMKMPTPQTNLTTDFLNCWREPGDEEHTNIPGIAFGEAQNYYVYTPIANASQQNTYDMYNYSDVRVVKGDFFRCRNLMLTYTFPDKWMRPLNVGSMSCSFNVTNLFTLCSSKFNGQDPEVESTGSVALPITRTYSFSVSLSF, encoded by the coding sequence ATGATGAGACGATTGAATGAAGAGCTCCGAGAAAGATCGGGGGTACGGTATTGGAAGTACCTGGTGTGTTTCCTGATAATGTGCGCCTTGGTTACTGGTTTAGCTGCGCAGGAGAAGGAAAAGAGGGTTACGATGAAATGCGTGAATGAAAAATTAACAGATGCTTTGAAGAAAATAGAGAAGCAGTCTAGTTATAAAATTGTATTTAGTTACAATGAACTTCATGCCATCCGTGTAAATGCTACTATTGAGGGATTGACTGCTCCGGAAGCTGTAAAGAAACTGATTGCCGGACAACCGATTAACAGTTCGGTAGATGGTAGGTATATTCATGTGTTCTTGAAAAAAGATTATTCGCAGAAAGGTTTCTTAAACGGTCAGGTAGTAGATGAAAATGACGAACCTTTGCCTGGTGTATCCGTGCGTGTGAAGAATGGACGTTCGACAGGAACATTGACCGATTTGAATGGTTGCTTTTCTATTCCGGTAAAAGAGGGACAGAGTGCGATGCTTACCTTTTCTTTTATAGGGAAGAAGACTGTAGAAAAAATGGTAAATGATGGCTGGGGAGTCCAGGTGAAACTGGAAGAACTGGTGAATGCTGTTGATGAAGTGGTAGTTACCGGTTATCAAGTGATGGATAAGCGTCTGATGGCAAGTTCCACTTCTATGGTGAAGATGGATGATATAAAAATTCCGACTCTCAATACAGTGGATAAAATGTTACAAGGTACTGTACCGGGGTTAATGGTACAGAATAGTTCCGGTTCTCCTAATGCTACTCCCCGTATTCGTATGCGTGGCTCTTCTACGATTTATGGAAATGCTTCTCCTTTGTGGGTGGTGGATGGAATTGTTTATGAAGACCCTGTTGATTTGTCTAATGATGAATTGAATAATGTGTTACAGGGAACAGGAGCAGATATGCTTGAACAGGTGAACTTGAATGCCACCCGTAGTTTGCTGGGGAATGCAATTGCGGGAGTTAATCCGAATGATATTGAATCCATTACATTTTTGAAAGATGCTTCGGCTACCGCTATTTATGGTACGCGTGCAGCGAATGGAGTCATTGTGTTAACAACAAAGAAAGGTAAGATAGGGAAACCTTCGATAAGTTTCTCGGCTTCTTTGGGTTTCACAGGGCGGCCTCGTTATTCGCAGTACAATCTTATGAATTCAAAAGAACGTGTTGGTATTTCTAAAGAGGTGGCAGAAAAAGGGTATTTATATGATTATATACCTTATGCGACAGGTTTTGAAGGTGCTTTGTTCGATTTTTATAATATGAAGATTACGAAGAGTGAGTTTGACGCACAGGTGGCTAAATATGAGACAATGAACACAGATTGGTTTAAGTTGCTTTGCCAAAATGCCTTTAATCAAGATTATAGTGCCAGTATTTCAGGAGGAAATGAAACTATCAATTACTATACTTCTATTGGATATAATAATTCTAAAGGTACGACAAAGGGAGATAATTCAACCAGTTATAGTCTGACATCCAATATTTCCGCACGTCTTACAAAAAAGGTCAGAGCTTATACTCGTTTGAGCTTTTCGGAACAAAGCAGTGATGGATTTTACACTACTAATCCTTACTCTTATGCGTTAGAGACAACCCGTGCCATTGCTTCTGATGAGTACTATACAACCAAAAATAATACAATCGACGGGTTGTCCAACAACTATCCTTTGACCTATAATATATTCAATGAGTTGGCACATACCGGCAATGAGGCTAAATCTCGTAATTTCAGTGGTAATGTGGGTATTGACATAGATATCTTGAAAGGATTGAAACTCCAGACTCTTTTTGGGATGCGCTATGTTAATTCTACTAACTATCAATGGGCGGACGAACGTTCTTATTATATCGCTAGTATTCGTGGATATGATTATGGTGCGGTAGCTCCTAACAGTGAAGAAGAAAAGAAAAGCGTGTTGCCACATGGGGGTATTCTCAATTACAGTTCTACAAATAACGTAAGCTATACGGCTCGTGCACAATTTTCTTATGCTACGCTTTTAGGGGCGATGCAACAACATGCTATTAATGCTATGATTGGCTATGAAGCCAATTCTAATCAATATGATGGATTAAGTGATGTGGAATATGGGTATTATCCGGATCGTGGAATGGCCATTAGTTATGAGTATGATAAGGAAAGTGCTGGAAGTGGAGTTCTGAATAATTCTTCATTGGACAAACATAATGTGTCGCGTAAGAACTCGAAAAGCAATACGGTATCTGCTTATGCCACTTTTGTTTATGCATTAAAGAATCGTTATATTTTTAATGCTAATTTACGTGGAGATGCTTCCAATCGCTTTGGACAATATACAAATCATAAATTTCTTCCGGTGTGGAGTATGGCTGCAAGATGGAAAGTGAATGATGAGGCTTGGTTTAGGGGATGGAAAGCTTTAGATGATTTTAGCATACGTTTTTCTTATGGTCAGCAAGGAAATATTCCGACTTCGGTAGGTCCGAATTTGGTAGCGCAGTATATGGCGCTTGCAGTCAACCGTTTCTCCGGGAATTACCAGTTGGGTATCAAACGGCTTCCTTATCCGGATTTACGTTGGGAGAAGACTATAAGTACTAACTACGGATTGGATTTCTCTCTTTTGAATGGCCGGATATCCGGTACTGTTGATTATTATGTTCGTAAAGGAAAAGACCTGATTTTTAGTTTGCCGGTAGCCAGTGAATATGGAACGACTCAAACTTTCCGTAATGGAGCTAGTATGAAAAACTATGGTATTGAGGTAGGGTTAACTTTCATTCCTATCAAGACCCGTGATTTTACTTGGACATTAACTCCTATTTATTCAAAGAATACTAATAATATTAGTAATACTACTAAACAGGATTACACTTATCTTGATTATTTGGCTGGTAATGCCTATGAAGATGGAAAGCCTGTGAATGCACTGTATGCATGGGAGTTTACAGGGCTTGATCATGAGACGGGACGTGCTACGTTTGCGCATTGTTCAACAAAAGAATCGGATGTGGAGAAAAGTGACGACCCGAAAAGTTATTTGAAATATTGCGGTTCAACCGATCCGAAATTTAATGGCGGACTTTCTACTTCTTTGCGTTATAAGAACTTTATATTGAATGCCCAATTTGCTTATGCTTTTGGTCATGTGAGACGTCTGAATTTCCTATTCAACGGAACAATGAAGATGCCTACTCCACAGACAAACTTAACTACGGATTTTTTGAATTGTTGGCGTGAACCTGGCGATGAGGAGCATACAAATATTCCGGGCATTGCTTTTGGGGAGGCTCAGAACTATTATGTCTATACTCCGATTGCGAATGCATCTCAACAGAATACTTATGATATGTATAATTATTCAGATGTCCGTGTAGTAAAAGGTGACTTTTTCCGTTGCCGTAATCTGATGTTGACTTATACTTTTCCAGATAAGTGGATGCGTCCGTTAAATGTCGGAAGTATGTCTTGTTCATTTAATGTTACTAATCTTTTTACTTTGTGTAGTTCGAAATTTAACGGGCAAGATCCGGAGGTGGAATCTACAGGAAGCGTAGCATTGCCCATTACACGGACTTATTCATTTTCTGTAAGTCTTAGTTTTTAA
- a CDS encoding Crp/Fnr family transcriptional regulator, with the protein METMFDTLLQLPLFQGLCNEDFTSILEKVKLHFIKHKAGETIIENGSACTQLCFLLKGEVSIVTNSPQNIYTVIEQMEAPYLIEPQSLFGMSTHYTSSYIAHTEAHTVSISKAFVLSDLFKYDIFRLNYMNIVSNRAQNLYSRLWEEPAQDLKNKIIRFFLLHCEKTQGEKIFKVKMDDLARYLDDTRLNTSKALNELQDNGVLELRRKEILIPDAVKLVND; encoded by the coding sequence ATGGAAACAATGTTCGACACTTTGCTCCAATTGCCTTTATTTCAAGGTCTTTGTAATGAAGATTTTACCAGTATTCTGGAAAAAGTAAAGCTACACTTTATTAAACATAAAGCGGGGGAGACCATCATTGAAAATGGAAGTGCTTGCACACAACTTTGTTTTCTATTGAAAGGAGAAGTTTCAATCGTCACAAATTCCCCCCAAAATATATACACAGTTATTGAACAGATGGAAGCACCTTATTTAATAGAGCCGCAGTCACTGTTCGGAATGAGCACCCATTACACCTCTTCTTACATAGCACATACAGAAGCGCATACTGTAAGTATCAGCAAAGCCTTTGTGCTCAGCGACCTGTTCAAATATGATATTTTCCGACTTAACTACATGAATATTGTCAGCAATCGGGCACAAAATCTCTATTCCCGTTTATGGGAGGAACCGGCTCAGGACTTGAAAAATAAAATCATTCGTTTCTTCCTGCTACATTGCGAAAAAACACAGGGAGAAAAAATATTCAAGGTAAAGATGGACGACCTTGCCCGTTATCTGGATGACACCCGGCTGAATACGTCCAAAGCTCTTAATGAACTGCAAGACAACGGTGTGCTTGAATTACGCCGGAAAGAGATCCTAATCCCGGACGCAGTGAAGTTAGTGAACGATTAG